The Fulvivirga ligni genome window below encodes:
- a CDS encoding gliding motility-associated C-terminal domain-containing protein, with the protein MKKALFYISIFLLSTISFIGKAQHSSTQGFFEVDYIGGCPGTTVTINFIKPCPTQNDCTVYFEYDPDDTSEGDTNPHTYTEPGNYRIGVFYPGDGLDYIDIEISDPEPPEFDIYKCSNNQVEVKVTDNRFDKYVINFGAGPTSVIQVPANAANASYSYSNNTIRNISVRGLNNSAFDNCSSNTKSVNPINSQLPEGTIADLQIIDESSIELRYKLPLDILYQLYIKPNNSGSWQRYGDHIYNIETQVINAGLNFKDNFYCFMVRPYNICDDTYTTANSNEICSIVLDLTNVSDANKLNWKTANPSVNFTLEKESQGNSSSQTFASVTRSYNDIDINCGVDYCYTIQANYSGGFTSRSLTRCGTAFSNTPPDRIQDISTVVNGSDIILSWPEVEGSGEYTIQRRNDTRFEIIGSSPSPTYTDSELLTSEASYCYQIGSTDECGNSSSQSTSACSILLTGNFNNDNTVNLQWSDYTGYVNGISSYIIEKNYPGSPVTTIDAGNNISYQGPDDNDNEQVVIYRIIAQANDNVESSISNTITLIKPNNIYYPNAFSPDNNGTNDTFEINGKYITSFALKIYNRWGELIFATEDMNEAWNGTLNGKELPLGTYAFIAEMTDMAGRDIKKTGTIMLIRK; encoded by the coding sequence TTGAAAAAGGCCCTTTTTTATATTTCAATATTTCTGCTTAGCACTATATCATTCATAGGAAAGGCTCAACACTCCTCTACTCAGGGCTTTTTTGAAGTCGATTATATAGGAGGTTGCCCAGGAACTACGGTCACGATTAACTTCATAAAACCTTGTCCCACTCAGAACGATTGTACCGTTTATTTCGAATATGATCCTGATGATACATCAGAAGGTGATACTAATCCCCATACTTATACCGAACCAGGAAACTATCGAATAGGTGTATTTTATCCCGGAGATGGCCTGGATTACATAGACATAGAAATCTCAGATCCTGAACCTCCTGAATTCGACATTTACAAATGCAGCAACAATCAAGTGGAAGTCAAAGTTACTGATAATCGATTTGATAAATATGTTATCAACTTCGGAGCAGGGCCAACCTCTGTTATACAGGTACCTGCAAATGCTGCTAATGCCAGTTATTCATATAGTAACAATACAATAAGAAATATAAGTGTCAGAGGCTTAAATAACAGTGCCTTCGATAATTGCTCCTCAAATACTAAATCTGTCAATCCTATTAACTCCCAGCTGCCTGAAGGAACCATAGCCGACCTCCAAATAATAGACGAGTCTTCTATCGAGCTGAGATATAAACTTCCGCTTGACATACTGTATCAGCTTTATATTAAGCCTAATAACTCCGGTAGTTGGCAAAGGTATGGTGACCACATTTACAATATTGAAACTCAGGTGATTAATGCGGGTCTCAATTTTAAAGACAATTTCTATTGCTTTATGGTGAGGCCATATAATATTTGTGATGACACGTATACCACTGCCAACTCTAATGAAATATGCAGTATAGTGCTCGATTTGACCAATGTTAGCGACGCCAACAAGCTTAACTGGAAAACCGCCAACCCATCTGTTAATTTTACTTTAGAAAAAGAATCTCAAGGCAATTCTTCTTCCCAGACATTTGCCTCTGTTACCAGATCATACAATGATATCGATATTAACTGTGGGGTTGATTATTGTTACACCATCCAGGCCAATTACTCTGGTGGATTTACCAGCAGATCACTTACTAGATGTGGAACTGCTTTTAGTAACACCCCTCCCGATCGAATTCAGGACATCAGCACCGTAGTTAATGGATCAGACATCATTCTTAGCTGGCCTGAGGTAGAAGGCAGCGGAGAATATACCATTCAACGAAGAAACGACACCCGATTTGAAATCATTGGCAGCAGCCCCTCACCTACCTATACTGACAGTGAGCTACTTACCTCAGAAGCATCCTATTGCTACCAAATAGGCTCTACTGATGAGTGTGGCAATTCAAGCAGCCAGAGCACCAGCGCTTGCTCTATTCTTCTTACTGGTAATTTCAATAATGACAACACCGTGAACCTGCAGTGGTCAGATTATACAGGGTATGTTAATGGCATTTCCAGCTACATTATTGAGAAAAACTATCCTGGATCACCAGTTACTACTATAGATGCTGGCAATAACATTTCCTATCAAGGCCCTGATGACAATGATAATGAGCAAGTGGTAATTTACAGGATAATAGCCCAAGCTAATGACAATGTAGAAAGCAGTATTTCGAACACTATCACTCTCATAAAGCCTAATAATATTTACTACCCCAATGCCTTCAGCCCAGATAACAATGGTACCAACGACACCTTCGAAATCAACGGAAAATACATCACCAGTTTTGCCTTAAAAATCTATAACCGCTGGGGTGAACTCATATTTGCAACTGAAGATATGAATGAAGCCTGGAACGGCACCTTAAATGGGAAAGAACTGCCACTGGGCACCTACGCTTTCATTGCAGAAATGACAGATATGGCGGGCAGAGATATCAAAAAGACCGGCACCATAATGCTGATCAGAAAGTAA
- the hutH gene encoding histidine ammonia-lyase, which yields MGKIHYISDEPLSLEDIQEIINNNYSLALSPSAEKKIIKCREYLDHKIASSSEPVYGINTGFGSLYNKNIPKEDLSILQENLVKSHACGTGDEVQQEIVKLMLLLKVQSLAYGHSGVQLTTVNRLIDYFNHGVYPVVYEMGSLGASGDLAPLAHLSLPLIGLGEVYYKGERLSGKALNQKLGFEPIKFKAKEGLALLNGTQLMSAFGIWSLINAERLFDLANIIGAISLDAFDGRIEPFDAKVHQIRPQKGQILVAQKFRELLEGSEIITQAKKHVQDPYSFRCIPQVHGASADAIFYVRDIFLTEINGVTDNPNVFPDEDQIISAGNFHGQPLALPLDFLSMALAELGSISERRTFQLISGSRDLPNYLVANPGINSGLMIPQYTAASLASQNKQYCTPSSVDSIVSSNGQEDHVSMGANAATKTFKVVNNLYRILGVELITAAQAIEFRRPLKTSGYLEDLLSNFREEVPFIEDDRVLYEDMAKAEKFLKNVIL from the coding sequence ATGGGTAAAATTCATTACATCTCAGACGAACCACTATCACTGGAGGACATCCAGGAAATCATAAATAACAACTATTCTTTGGCGCTTTCTCCTTCTGCTGAGAAGAAGATCATTAAATGCCGAGAATATCTTGATCATAAAATAGCATCATCATCAGAGCCTGTGTATGGAATTAACACAGGCTTTGGTTCATTATACAATAAAAACATTCCCAAGGAAGATCTTAGCATCTTACAGGAAAACCTGGTGAAATCACATGCCTGCGGCACCGGAGATGAAGTGCAGCAGGAAATAGTTAAGCTAATGCTCCTATTAAAGGTGCAGTCATTAGCTTATGGCCATTCGGGGGTACAGCTCACCACGGTAAATCGTCTAATTGATTATTTCAATCACGGTGTATACCCTGTAGTTTATGAAATGGGCTCTTTGGGCGCAAGTGGAGATTTGGCTCCATTGGCTCACCTATCTCTCCCACTAATTGGGTTGGGTGAGGTATATTATAAAGGTGAAAGACTATCGGGTAAAGCTCTGAACCAAAAGCTAGGCTTTGAACCTATTAAATTTAAAGCGAAAGAAGGTTTGGCTTTATTAAATGGCACCCAGTTAATGAGCGCCTTCGGCATTTGGTCATTAATTAATGCTGAAAGGCTATTTGACTTGGCCAATATCATAGGAGCCATCTCCCTAGATGCTTTTGACGGACGCATCGAACCTTTTGACGCTAAAGTCCATCAGATAAGACCACAAAAAGGCCAAATTTTAGTGGCTCAAAAATTCAGAGAACTTCTGGAGGGCAGCGAAATCATTACTCAGGCTAAAAAGCATGTTCAGGATCCTTATTCATTTAGGTGTATTCCGCAAGTGCATGGCGCCAGTGCCGATGCCATATTTTATGTAAGAGATATTTTCCTTACTGAAATCAACGGCGTTACAGATAACCCAAATGTATTCCCTGATGAAGATCAAATCATTAGCGCAGGCAATTTCCATGGACAGCCATTGGCCTTACCGTTAGACTTTTTAAGCATGGCTCTGGCTGAGTTAGGAAGCATCTCGGAAAGAAGAACTTTTCAACTGATCTCAGGATCAAGAGATCTGCCTAATTATCTGGTAGCCAACCCGGGCATTAACTCCGGTTTGATGATACCACAATATACCGCGGCATCATTGGCCAGCCAAAACAAACAGTATTGCACACCTTCATCTGTAGACTCCATAGTGTCATCTAACGGACAGGAGGACCACGTAAGTATGGGTGCCAACGCAGCGACGAAAACTTTTAAGGTGGTAAACAACTTATATCGTATATTAGGTGTTGAATTAATCACTGCAGCTCAGGCCATTGAGTTTAGAAGACCTTTAAAAACTTCAGGATATCTGGAAGATTTGTTGAGCAATTTTAGAGAGGAAGTTCCGTTTATTGAAGATGACAGAGTGCTTTATGAAGACATGGCTAAAGCTGAGAAGTTTTTGAAAAACGTAATCTTATAA
- the hisS gene encoding histidine--tRNA ligase: protein MSQKPTIPKGTRDFGPEQMAKRNFIFKAIKSVFEKYGFMPLETPTMENLSVLTGKYGDEGDQLLFKVLNSGDYLSKADEADISGGSKALLPKISEKGLRYDLTVPFARYVVMNQHDIALPFKRYQIQPVWRADRPQRGRYREFYQCDADVVGTKSLICEAEIILMINEVFAQLGITDYDIKINHRQILKGVTEAIGAAGKESEFCVAIDKLDKVGLEQVLKEMVDRGISEEAAKKSVPILELSGSTEEKVAQLKTIFADSESGLSGLADMEEILEILKSFDLKENHIDFDVSLARGLSYYTGAIFEVKVNNVSIGSVSGGGRYDDLTGVFGLKDLSGVGFSFGVDRIYDVLEELDLFPKNATTSTEALIIHFDDDTRKYGLSVLNKLRRADIKSEIYPEKAKLKKQFGYADKKNIAYTIVIGSDEMNSGQLTFKNMTSGEEEKLTIEGIIEKIKANG from the coding sequence ATGAGTCAAAAGCCTACTATACCTAAAGGAACGAGAGATTTTGGACCAGAGCAAATGGCCAAAAGAAACTTCATCTTCAAAGCTATAAAAAGTGTATTTGAAAAGTATGGTTTTATGCCATTAGAAACACCTACTATGGAAAACTTATCAGTACTCACTGGTAAGTATGGAGATGAAGGAGATCAGCTTTTATTCAAAGTTTTAAATTCTGGTGACTATTTATCTAAAGCCGATGAGGCTGACATTTCAGGTGGAAGCAAAGCTTTGTTACCTAAAATTTCAGAGAAAGGCCTAAGGTATGACCTTACTGTTCCCTTTGCCAGATACGTGGTGATGAATCAGCATGATATTGCTCTGCCCTTTAAAAGGTATCAAATACAGCCTGTTTGGAGAGCAGATAGACCTCAAAGAGGCCGATATAGAGAATTTTATCAATGCGATGCTGATGTGGTGGGCACGAAATCATTGATTTGTGAGGCTGAGATCATACTTATGATCAACGAAGTGTTTGCTCAGCTGGGTATTACAGATTATGACATAAAGATAAACCACCGACAAATTCTTAAAGGTGTAACAGAAGCTATTGGCGCCGCTGGGAAGGAAAGTGAGTTTTGCGTTGCTATAGATAAACTTGATAAAGTAGGGCTAGAGCAGGTGCTCAAAGAAATGGTAGATCGTGGCATTTCTGAAGAGGCTGCCAAAAAATCAGTTCCAATTTTAGAACTATCAGGTAGCACTGAAGAAAAAGTCGCTCAGCTGAAAACTATCTTCGCTGATTCTGAAAGCGGTCTTAGTGGACTGGCTGACATGGAGGAGATTCTGGAGATATTAAAATCATTTGATCTAAAAGAAAATCACATTGACTTTGATGTATCACTTGCCAGAGGTTTAAGCTATTACACAGGAGCTATCTTTGAAGTAAAGGTAAACAATGTGAGCATCGGTAGCGTAAGCGGTGGTGGAAGATATGATGACCTTACCGGCGTATTTGGATTGAAAGATCTTTCTGGGGTGGGCTTTTCATTTGGAGTAGACCGTATCTACGATGTGCTGGAAGAGCTTGATCTTTTCCCGAAAAATGCCACTACCTCTACTGAGGCTTTGATCATTCACTTTGATGATGATACCAGAAAATATGGCTTATCAGTACTCAACAAGCTGAGAAGAGCAGATATAAAATCAGAAATTTATCCTGAGAAAGCTAAGCTGAAAAAGCAGTTTGGTTATGCTGACAAGAAGAATATTGCTTACACCATAGTTATCGGTTCTGATGAAATGAATTCAGGACAGCTAACATTTAAGAATATGACTTCAGGTGAAGAAGAAAAATTAACCATTGAGGGGATTATAGAAAAGATAAAGGCGAATGGGTAA
- a CDS encoding metallophosphoesterase family protein codes for MRIGLISDTHSHLDPKVFDYFEECDEIWHAGDIGSGVLQPLQDFKPVKAVYGNIDDKEITSVCPEHQKFKCEELNVWITHIGGYPPRYNPHMRPLLQADPPDIFICGHSHILKVMRDPKLNNLIFINPGAAGIQGFHKIKTIMRFDIEGKEVKNMQAIELGKKGKIQ; via the coding sequence ATGAGAATAGGATTAATATCGGATACCCATAGTCATCTGGACCCCAAGGTATTCGACTACTTTGAGGAGTGTGATGAAATATGGCATGCGGGAGATATTGGGAGTGGCGTATTACAACCGCTGCAAGACTTCAAACCTGTGAAGGCAGTATATGGAAATATTGATGATAAGGAGATTACATCGGTTTGCCCGGAACATCAGAAGTTTAAATGTGAAGAGCTTAACGTATGGATCACCCACATTGGTGGCTATCCGCCAAGATACAACCCACACATGAGGCCATTACTTCAGGCTGATCCACCAGACATATTCATTTGTGGTCATTCTCACATTTTAAAAGTAATGCGTGATCCTAAATTAAATAATCTGATTTTTATAAACCCGGGAGCCGCTGGTATTCAGGGCTTCCACAAAATCAAAACCATTATGCGCTTTGATATAGAAGGAAAGGAAGTGAAGAACATGCAAGCCATAGAGCTCGGCAAGAAAGGTAAAATCCAATGA
- a CDS encoding glycoside hydrolase family 97 protein, protein MNKLAPTHQIIKKSYILLLLLVCYALSSHGQELKSPDGNVTIHITSNENLQWSVTFKDKTLLDPSDIGLTINGKPLSFSKIKKQKTEAIQNKITPVVALKTSSIDDHYNSLLLEFSHKFNIEFRAYDNGAAYRFISTQNKEIIVDSEIISLQFPESTISYFPEEESIISHNERSYEKVKVSEIKKDKFCSLPVLFQNDGISALFTEADLYDYPGLYLTKTDNGIFEAKNPKYVTKATPTEQGGDRNEILEYADYIAKTKGARNFPWRVLAIAENDKDLLTNQLVYQLSRPNQIKDPTWIKPGKVAWDWYNDNNIYGVDFKSGINNDTYKYYIDFASKYGIEYVILDEGWSKSTTNIAEPTEAIDVAELVKYGKNKNVGIILWALWKPLDKDAETLLQQYEDWGVKGIKVDFMQRSDQYMVNYYERIAKMAAAHHLLVDYHGAFKPSGLRRAYPNLLSYEGVKGNENNKWSDLITPEHTVTLPFTRMVPGPMDFTPGSMVNTHKINYNISFSRPMSLGTRCHQVAMYVIYESPLQMLCESPSRYYQEEETTDFIAQIPTTWDETIALSGKIADHVIMARRKGSNWYVGAMTAANAKDYILDLSFLPEGNYTIEIMEDGANAHKFAEDYKKSNQKITNKDKIEIKMAADGGWAAIIKPL, encoded by the coding sequence ATGAACAAACTCGCCCCTACACATCAGATTATCAAAAAATCTTACATACTCCTGCTGTTATTAGTATGTTATGCTCTTTCAAGCCATGGGCAAGAACTCAAATCACCGGATGGAAATGTCACCATTCACATTACCTCTAATGAAAACCTTCAATGGTCTGTAACCTTTAAAGACAAAACCTTACTTGATCCCAGCGATATTGGACTGACCATCAATGGGAAACCTCTCAGCTTTAGTAAGATTAAAAAGCAGAAAACTGAAGCCATACAAAATAAAATCACGCCGGTAGTGGCTTTAAAAACGTCATCTATTGACGACCATTATAACTCGCTGTTGCTAGAGTTTTCTCACAAATTCAACATTGAATTTAGAGCTTATGATAATGGTGCGGCTTATCGCTTCATCAGCACCCAGAATAAAGAAATCATAGTAGACTCTGAAATTATCTCATTACAATTTCCAGAGAGCACCATCAGCTATTTCCCTGAAGAAGAGAGCATTATATCTCACAATGAAAGAAGCTATGAGAAGGTGAAGGTTAGCGAAATCAAAAAAGACAAGTTTTGCTCACTGCCGGTGTTATTTCAAAATGATGGCATCAGCGCATTATTTACCGAAGCTGATCTATATGACTATCCAGGCCTTTATCTCACAAAAACCGACAATGGTATTTTTGAAGCGAAAAACCCTAAATATGTAACTAAGGCTACTCCTACAGAACAAGGTGGAGACAGAAATGAGATATTAGAATACGCTGATTATATTGCTAAGACTAAAGGTGCTAGGAATTTCCCCTGGAGAGTTTTAGCTATAGCTGAAAATGACAAAGATCTCTTAACCAATCAGCTCGTATATCAGCTTTCCCGACCTAATCAAATAAAGGATCCAACCTGGATAAAGCCCGGAAAAGTAGCCTGGGACTGGTATAATGATAATAACATCTATGGAGTAGATTTTAAATCCGGCATTAACAATGACACTTACAAATACTACATTGATTTTGCTTCCAAATATGGCATAGAGTATGTCATTTTGGATGAAGGTTGGTCTAAATCTACCACCAATATTGCAGAACCTACAGAAGCCATTGATGTGGCGGAACTGGTGAAATATGGCAAAAACAAGAACGTTGGCATTATACTATGGGCGCTATGGAAACCATTAGATAAAGATGCAGAGACATTATTGCAGCAATATGAGGACTGGGGTGTGAAAGGCATCAAAGTAGACTTTATGCAGCGATCTGACCAATACATGGTTAATTATTACGAGCGCATCGCTAAAATGGCTGCGGCCCATCATCTACTGGTAGATTATCATGGTGCATTTAAGCCATCTGGTCTGCGCAGAGCTTATCCAAATTTACTTTCCTATGAGGGTGTAAAAGGCAATGAAAACAATAAATGGAGCGACCTGATAACTCCTGAACACACCGTGACCCTACCCTTTACCAGAATGGTGCCCGGCCCAATGGATTTTACTCCAGGCTCTATGGTAAACACCCATAAAATCAATTACAACATATCTTTTTCAAGACCCATGAGCCTTGGTACCAGATGTCATCAGGTGGCTATGTATGTGATATATGAAAGTCCTTTACAGATGCTCTGCGAATCACCTTCCAGATACTACCAGGAAGAGGAAACCACCGATTTTATTGCTCAAATCCCTACCACCTGGGATGAAACCATCGCTTTATCAGGTAAAATAGCGGATCATGTTATAATGGCACGTAGAAAAGGAAGCAACTGGTACGTTGGTGCCATGACTGCTGCCAACGCTAAGGACTATATTTTAGATCTTTCCTTTTTGCCAGAAGGTAATTACACCATTGAAATTATGGAAGATGGAGCCAATGCCCATAAGTTTGCTGAAGATTACAAAAAGAGTAACCAAAAAATAACTAACAAAGACAAAATAGAGATTAAGATGGCAGCCGACGGCGGTTGGGCAGCTATCATAAAACCATTATAA
- a CDS encoding thioredoxin family protein: MSLTPSNMLPLGTVAPQFKLYDAISERTVSLDEIKSDVATVVMFICNHCPYVKHIQSELVKMAEDYIPDGVQFVAISSNDVENYPEDSPELMKTEARKWGYPFPYLYDETQSVARSYDAACTPDFYVFDGHMQLVYRGQLDDSRPGNEKELTGRDLRNTLDDIIKGNPVSEDQRPSQGCNIKWKK; encoded by the coding sequence ATGTCTCTTACACCATCAAATATGCTGCCTTTAGGTACGGTGGCTCCGCAGTTTAAACTCTATGATGCTATTTCTGAAAGAACAGTGTCTTTAGATGAAATTAAATCTGATGTGGCCACAGTGGTGATGTTTATCTGTAACCATTGCCCATATGTGAAGCATATTCAATCAGAGCTGGTAAAAATGGCAGAAGACTACATTCCTGACGGTGTGCAGTTTGTGGCTATTAGTTCTAACGATGTAGAGAATTACCCGGAGGACTCACCAGAGTTAATGAAAACAGAAGCCCGCAAATGGGGTTATCCTTTTCCTTACTTATATGATGAAACACAGTCAGTAGCAAGGTCTTATGATGCGGCCTGCACCCCAGACTTTTATGTTTTCGATGGACATATGCAGCTTGTATACCGTGGCCAGCTTGATGATTCCAGGCCAGGTAATGAGAAAGAGCTAACCGGTAGAGACTTAAGAAATACACTGGATGATATTATCAAAGGTAATCCTGTTTCGGAAGATCAAAGGCCGAGCCAGGGGTGTAATATCAAATGGAAAAAGTAA
- a CDS encoding SGNH/GDSL hydrolase family protein has protein sequence MYIFITIFLLFACATDDNNMPVNQPSTPNNPTDSPDNTVGQYSFLALGDSYTIGESVDEAERWPVQLASRINSGGYGFTLKDPKIIARTGWTTKELKSGIASTNIDQDYDLVSLLIGVNNQYRGQSVETYKPEFQELLNMAIEFAGGNKEHVIVLSIPDYGYTPFGADRKETISKEIDEYNAANKQITDELGVKYYNITDISRSGGESLVASDGLHPSGKQYSEWVAKILADSNFINTYK, from the coding sequence ATGTACATATTTATAACCATATTTCTTTTGTTCGCTTGTGCAACTGACGATAACAACATGCCTGTAAATCAGCCTTCTACACCAAACAATCCTACTGATAGTCCTGATAATACTGTAGGTCAGTATTCTTTCCTTGCTTTGGGGGATTCATATACGATTGGTGAGAGTGTAGATGAAGCTGAGAGATGGCCTGTACAGTTGGCCAGTAGAATAAACAGTGGTGGATATGGTTTTACGCTTAAAGATCCAAAAATAATAGCTCGCACAGGATGGACCACCAAAGAGCTCAAGTCTGGTATTGCTTCTACAAATATTGATCAGGATTATGATTTGGTATCTTTATTAATTGGTGTGAATAATCAGTATAGAGGGCAGAGTGTAGAGACATATAAACCTGAATTTCAGGAGCTTTTAAATATGGCTATTGAATTTGCGGGGGGCAATAAGGAGCATGTGATTGTGCTATCAATACCTGATTATGGTTATACTCCCTTTGGTGCAGATAGAAAAGAAACCATAAGTAAGGAGATTGATGAATACAATGCCGCTAATAAGCAAATTACGGATGAGCTAGGTGTCAAGTATTACAATATTACTGACATTTCTCGTTCAGGAGGTGAATCCTTAGTAGCATCAGATGGGCTGCATCCTTCAGGTAAACAATACAGTGAATGGGTAGCCAAGATCCTGGCTGACTCAAACTTCATTAACACCTACAAATAA
- a CDS encoding RNA polymerase sigma factor produces MESISDNALMLKVQEGDLDKLGLLFERYKKVLFGFFFNMNHDMSLSEDLVQNVFVRILKYKHGFKATGEFKVWMFHIARNVNIDNFRKNKFKHSDSLDSWEDQVLDEAGNQEMEMTKIDEMSLLEKALIKMEPEKREVITLSKIDGLKYKQIGELLNCSEGAVKVKVFRALQDLKEKYMLLEQRL; encoded by the coding sequence TTGGAGTCGATTTCCGATAATGCATTGATGCTAAAAGTACAGGAGGGTGATCTCGATAAATTGGGGTTGCTATTTGAACGCTATAAAAAGGTTCTGTTCGGGTTCTTTTTTAATATGAACCACGATATGAGCCTTAGCGAAGACCTCGTGCAAAACGTTTTCGTACGGATTCTCAAATATAAGCATGGCTTTAAAGCTACAGGTGAGTTTAAGGTGTGGATGTTTCATATCGCAAGAAATGTGAATATAGACAACTTCAGAAAAAACAAATTCAAACATAGCGATTCACTCGACTCGTGGGAAGATCAGGTGTTGGATGAAGCCGGTAACCAAGAGATGGAAATGACTAAAATTGATGAGATGAGTCTCCTTGAAAAAGCATTGATCAAAATGGAGCCTGAAAAGAGAGAAGTCATCACACTTTCCAAAATAGATGGGTTGAAATATAAGCAGATCGGGGAGTTACTAAACTGCTCAGAAGGGGCGGTAAAGGTGAAGGTTTTTAGAGCGCTTCAAGATTTGAAAGAAAAATATATGCTCCTGGAGCAACGGCTATAA